The Bacillota bacterium genome window below encodes:
- a CDS encoding phosphoglycerate kinase, with amino-acid sequence MPMRTLRNMDVREKRVLVRVDFNVPLENGRITDDFRLVTALPTIRYLCEQRAKVILISHLGRPEGKVVPQLKLDPVAKRLEELLNQKVYKADDCIGPAVAALIADLAPGEVALLENLRFYSEEEKNDPTFARELASLADCYVNDAFSAAHRAHASIEGVARLLPSAAGFLLEQEVKALSVVAKHPAHPFVVILGGAKISDKIGVINNLIDQADHVLIGGGMAFTFLKAKGLEIGKSLVEPDRLTYAQELLARAKEKIVLPVDVVISEQINGKSPIQEVPVEAIPAGWMGLDIGPVTRQTFAEFLATAQTVFWNGPMGVFEVPVFAKGTQAVAQAMAANPGTTIIGGGDTAAAVSDYADRFTHISTGGGASLEFLEGRQLPGIAVLE; translated from the coding sequence ATGCCTATGCGTACACTGAGGAATATGGATGTTCGGGAGAAGCGGGTTTTGGTTCGGGTCGACTTCAACGTTCCCCTGGAGAACGGCCGTATCACCGATGATTTTCGGCTGGTTACCGCTCTGCCGACCATCAGATACCTGTGCGAGCAACGGGCAAAAGTAATCCTGATCAGCCATCTGGGACGGCCGGAGGGAAAGGTGGTTCCACAGTTAAAATTAGACCCAGTGGCCAAACGTTTAGAAGAATTACTGAACCAAAAAGTATACAAAGCCGATGACTGCATTGGACCAGCGGTAGCCGCCCTGATAGCGGATCTTGCACCTGGTGAAGTGGCATTATTGGAAAACTTGCGCTTCTACTCCGAGGAAGAGAAAAACGACCCTACCTTCGCCCGCGAATTGGCCTCTCTGGCTGACTGCTACGTTAATGACGCTTTTAGTGCCGCTCACCGGGCCCATGCCTCGATTGAGGGTGTAGCCAGACTCCTCCCCAGTGCCGCAGGATTTCTCCTGGAACAGGAGGTCAAGGCCTTGAGCGTGGTGGCCAAGCACCCGGCCCACCCCTTTGTCGTGATCCTCGGCGGGGCTAAGATTTCCGATAAAATCGGCGTCATCAACAATCTGATTGACCAGGCGGACCATGTGTTAATAGGTGGCGGGATGGCCTTCACCTTCTTAAAAGCCAAGGGTTTAGAGATCGGTAAATCGCTCGTCGAACCAGACCGGCTGACCTATGCGCAGGAACTATTAGCACGCGCAAAGGAAAAGATCGTCTTACCGGTTGATGTGGTTATAAGCGAGCAGATAAACGGAAAAAGTCCGATTCAAGAGGTCCCGGTGGAGGCGATTCCCGCCGGTTGGATGGGCCTGGATATAGGGCCGGTCACCCGGCAGACTTTCGCTGAATTTCTTGCCACTGCTCAGACGGTCTTCTGGAATGGACCAATGGGCGTGTTCGAAGTACCAGTCTTCGCTAAAGGCACCCAGGCCGTTGCTCAAGCGATGGCCGCTAACCCGGGAACCACCATCATCGGCGGAGGAGATACGGCCGCCGCGGTCAGCGATTACGCTGACCGGTTTACCCACATTTCAACCGGCGGCGGTGCTTCACTGGAATTTCTCGAAGGTAGACAACTACCCGGCATCGCAGTCCTGGAATAA